One Corynebacterium yudongzhengii DNA window includes the following coding sequences:
- a CDS encoding ABC transporter permease has product MAHNTMRKVSLRNIAAHKLRLALTILAVVLGTAFISGAFMFTNSLSKTFDAVVEDVYADVDVVVGGEPTPEDRDAIAADENVDNVNITSSRTVVLATGTEEDPEPLQTGGGNSALSIWYDPDDVVGDSHELVEGEAPQGAEEVAINASAAEEYGLEVGEELLVVDSDERSVVTVTGLWDSELYQGTNVTAYMEEQPYLDNFAPTPPISQLIVEGVEGIEDQELVDHLASEFPDLKIETGEQLAETTSQEVQNALSFVNYFLVAFGLIALLVGTFLIANTFSMIVAQRTKEFALLRALGASRGQITRSVTFEAVIIGLIGSAIGVVVGIGLVAVIKAFLATQGMEMPDSGLGLSWQAIVVPVVLGTVVTVVSAWAPACRAGQVEPVEAMRSSESATSQPLKARTIVGAVVVAAAIVAAAIGVLFDDWSTAHRAIAVGVGAVGVIVGFFLVGPALSLPIVPTFGRLIGLPFGAIGKLASTNTRRNPRRTSTTAFALALGIALVTAIGMFGASMKSAIDDVLENNFTADYVLTGPQQGVFPVPAEAPKAAANTEGVESAIIYSAAPVAIDGEFPTTVGPEGGFSDVSDGDPAELIVLEGVEGSTDLSDGGMIAPEAYAEERGWTVGETYELSAPGISPETAEIELIGTFGQNEVLSNPMVSTVDVSAVIPPEMMEIIMIGVTGDGSVEHEELRANLEEEMAQFIVVQVMDGEEMAGLANQMIDQMLSILYALLALAVIIAILGIVNTLTLSVIERRQEIGMLRAVGSQRGQVRTMIMLEAVQIALFGAVSGIVMGLGLGWAFIEVLEDQGLSNAIVPWDLLGVVLIGALIVGLIAAIWPAGRAAKTPPLDAIAD; this is encoded by the coding sequence ATGGCCCACAACACCATGCGCAAGGTATCGCTGCGCAATATCGCGGCACATAAGCTGCGCCTGGCACTGACCATTCTCGCGGTCGTTTTGGGTACCGCGTTCATTTCCGGTGCGTTCATGTTTACCAACTCGCTGTCGAAGACCTTCGACGCGGTGGTTGAAGACGTGTATGCGGATGTCGATGTCGTCGTCGGCGGTGAGCCGACCCCCGAGGACCGTGACGCCATCGCGGCGGATGAGAACGTCGACAACGTCAACATCACCTCCTCGCGCACCGTGGTTCTGGCCACCGGCACGGAGGAGGACCCAGAACCGCTACAGACCGGTGGCGGCAACTCGGCGCTGTCGATTTGGTACGACCCCGACGACGTCGTCGGCGACTCGCATGAGCTCGTCGAAGGTGAGGCGCCACAGGGAGCCGAAGAGGTCGCCATCAATGCCAGCGCCGCGGAAGAATACGGGCTCGAGGTCGGCGAAGAGCTGCTCGTCGTCGATTCCGATGAGCGCTCTGTGGTCACCGTGACCGGCCTGTGGGATTCCGAGCTCTACCAGGGCACCAACGTGACGGCCTACATGGAAGAGCAGCCCTACCTGGATAACTTCGCGCCCACCCCGCCCATCAGCCAGCTCATCGTCGAAGGCGTCGAGGGCATCGAAGACCAAGAGCTCGTCGATCACCTCGCCAGCGAGTTCCCGGATCTCAAGATCGAAACCGGCGAGCAGCTGGCGGAGACCACCTCCCAAGAAGTGCAGAACGCGCTGAGCTTCGTCAACTACTTCCTCGTCGCCTTCGGCCTGATCGCGCTGCTGGTGGGAACCTTCCTCATCGCGAACACCTTCTCGATGATCGTCGCCCAGCGCACCAAGGAGTTCGCCCTCCTGCGTGCGCTGGGTGCCTCCCGCGGTCAGATCACTCGCTCTGTCACCTTCGAGGCTGTCATCATCGGCCTGATCGGTTCGGCGATCGGTGTCGTCGTGGGCATCGGCCTGGTTGCCGTCATCAAGGCATTCCTGGCGACCCAAGGCATGGAGATGCCGGATTCCGGCCTCGGTTTGTCGTGGCAAGCGATCGTGGTGCCGGTGGTGCTCGGCACCGTGGTCACCGTGGTCTCCGCGTGGGCACCCGCCTGCCGCGCTGGCCAGGTGGAGCCCGTGGAGGCGATGCGCTCGTCGGAAAGCGCGACGAGCCAGCCGCTGAAGGCGCGCACCATCGTGGGCGCGGTTGTCGTGGCGGCGGCGATCGTCGCGGCGGCGATCGGCGTGCTTTTCGACGACTGGTCCACCGCCCACCGCGCCATCGCAGTTGGTGTCGGCGCGGTGGGGGTCATCGTGGGCTTCTTCCTGGTCGGCCCGGCGCTGTCGCTGCCGATCGTGCCGACGTTCGGGCGTCTCATCGGGTTGCCGTTTGGTGCGATCGGCAAGCTGGCGTCGACGAATACGCGCCGGAACCCGCGGCGTACCTCGACGACCGCGTTCGCGTTAGCGCTGGGAATTGCGCTGGTGACGGCGATTGGGATGTTCGGGGCGTCGATGAAGAGCGCTATCGATGATGTGTTGGAGAACAACTTCACCGCCGACTACGTGCTGACCGGCCCGCAGCAGGGCGTCTTCCCCGTGCCGGCGGAAGCCCCGAAGGCCGCTGCCAACACCGAGGGCGTCGAGTCAGCCATCATCTACTCCGCGGCGCCGGTGGCTATCGACGGCGAGTTCCCGACCACCGTCGGCCCGGAAGGCGGGTTCAGCGACGTCAGCGACGGCGACCCCGCCGAGCTGATTGTCCTGGAAGGGGTGGAAGGATCCACCGACCTTTCCGACGGCGGCATGATTGCCCCCGAAGCCTACGCCGAGGAGCGGGGCTGGACAGTCGGCGAGACCTACGAACTCAGCGCCCCGGGCATTAGTCCGGAGACGGCGGAGATCGAGCTGATCGGTACCTTTGGCCAGAACGAGGTGCTTTCGAACCCCATGGTGTCGACGGTTGACGTCAGCGCCGTGATCCCGCCCGAAATGATGGAGATCATCATGATCGGTGTCACCGGCGACGGCAGCGTGGAGCACGAAGAGCTGCGCGCCAACCTCGAGGAGGAGATGGCCCAGTTCATCGTCGTCCAAGTCATGGATGGTGAGGAGATGGCCGGCCTGGCCAACCAGATGATCGACCAGATGCTCAGCATCCTCTACGCGCTGCTGGCGCTGGCGGTGATCATCGCGATCCTGGGTATCGTCAACACGCTGACTCTGAGCGTGATTGAGCGCCGACAGGAGATCGGCATGCTGCGCGCCGTCGGTTCGCAGCGCGGCCAGGTCCGCACGATGATCATGCTCGAAGCTGTGCAGATCGCCCTGTTCGGCGCGGTCTCTGGCATCGTCATGGGCCTAGGCCTGGGCTGGGCGTTCATCGAGGTCCTCGAGGACCAAGGCCTCAGCAACGCCATCGTGCCTTGGGACCTGCTGGGCGTCGTGTTGATCGGTGCGCTGATCGTCGGCCTCATCGCCGCCATCTGGCCGGCCGGGCGCGCGGCGAAGACCCCACCGCTGGACGCGATCGCGGACTAG
- a CDS encoding ABC transporter ATP-binding protein, with protein sequence MASTPSNRSQSADQPPAEQASSYGRHVLHNDDAPQESIQESTPENHSTPRVAAARAQQLFKQYGEGDTAVIALDHVDVEFGKNQFTAIMGPSGSGKSTLMHTMAGLDAATSGDVFLGDTNLTGMKDKEITSLRRDRLGFIFQSFNLVPTLTAAENITLPSDIAGNTVDQEWFDEVTSRLGLANRLDHRPAELSGGQQQRVACARALVSRPEIIFGDEPTGNLDSNSSTEVLQILRTAVDEDNQTVVIVTHDARAASYADRVIFLADGRVVDEMYDPTMDKILQTMSGIEG encoded by the coding sequence ATGGCCTCGACGCCGTCGAACCGGTCTCAGTCCGCTGACCAGCCTCCCGCCGAGCAGGCGTCCTCTTATGGTCGTCACGTCCTGCATAACGACGACGCCCCGCAAGAAAGCATTCAAGAAAGCACACCAGAAAACCACTCCACACCCCGCGTCGCTGCGGCCCGTGCCCAGCAGCTGTTCAAGCAGTACGGCGAGGGCGATACCGCCGTGATCGCCCTGGATCACGTAGACGTGGAGTTCGGCAAGAATCAGTTCACCGCGATCATGGGACCGTCGGGCTCCGGCAAGTCCACCCTCATGCACACGATGGCGGGCCTGGACGCGGCGACCTCCGGCGATGTGTTCCTCGGGGACACCAACCTGACGGGCATGAAGGATAAGGAGATCACTTCGCTGCGTCGCGACCGTCTGGGTTTCATCTTCCAGTCTTTCAACCTGGTACCGACGCTCACCGCCGCCGAGAACATCACCCTGCCGAGTGACATCGCTGGCAACACGGTGGATCAAGAGTGGTTCGACGAGGTCACGTCCCGCCTCGGCCTGGCGAACCGTCTCGATCACCGCCCAGCCGAGCTCTCGGGTGGTCAGCAACAGCGCGTCGCCTGTGCCCGCGCCCTGGTGAGCCGCCCGGAGATCATTTTCGGCGACGAGCCCACCGGCAACCTGGACTCCAACTCCTCGACGGAAGTGCTGCAGATTCTGCGCACGGCGGTGGATGAGGATAACCAGACCGTCGTCATCGTCACCCACGATGCCCGCGCCGCCAGCTACGCCGACCGCGTCATCTTCCTAGCCGACGGCCGCGTCGTCGACGAGATGTACGACCCCACCATGGACAAGATCCTGCAGACCATGTCCGGAATCGAGGGTTAG